A genome region from Bradyrhizobium commune includes the following:
- the dnaJ gene encoding molecular chaperone DnaJ — MSTKRCYYETLEVERSADDSVLKSSFRKLAMKFHPDRNPGDDTSEVKFKEINEAYEILKDKDKRAAYDRFGHAAFEQGGPGGGPGFGAGFASSFSDIFEDLFGMAGQRGRGGRERGADLRYNMEITLEEAFGGKTAQIEIPVSVTCEACSGIGAKAGTKPKTCATCGGAGRVRQSQGFFTLERTCPGCQGRGQMIEDACPSCSGQGRVTRERNLSVNIPQGVEDGTRIRLAGEGEAGVRGGPPGDLYIFLSLAQHQFFQRDGADLHCRVPISMVTAALGGEFEVPTIDKGKTKVKVPAGTQSARRFRIASKGMPVLRSRQMGDMYVQVVVETPQNLTKKQQELLAEFDKLSSGTTQPEADGFFAKVKDFFGNRAN; from the coding sequence ATGTCCACCAAGCGCTGCTATTACGAAACCCTCGAAGTCGAACGCTCGGCCGACGATTCGGTTCTGAAATCGTCCTTCCGCAAGCTGGCGATGAAATTCCACCCCGACCGCAATCCCGGGGACGACACCAGCGAAGTCAAGTTCAAGGAAATCAACGAGGCCTACGAGATCCTCAAGGACAAGGACAAGCGCGCGGCCTATGACCGTTTCGGCCATGCTGCCTTCGAGCAGGGAGGCCCCGGTGGCGGTCCCGGGTTCGGCGCAGGCTTCGCTTCGTCTTTCTCCGACATTTTCGAGGATCTGTTCGGCATGGCCGGGCAGCGCGGCCGCGGCGGCCGCGAGCGTGGCGCCGATTTGCGCTACAACATGGAAATCACCCTCGAGGAAGCCTTTGGCGGCAAGACCGCGCAGATCGAGATCCCGGTCTCGGTCACCTGCGAGGCTTGCTCGGGCATTGGCGCCAAGGCCGGCACCAAGCCCAAGACCTGTGCGACCTGTGGTGGCGCCGGCCGTGTGCGGCAGTCGCAGGGCTTCTTCACGCTCGAACGCACCTGCCCCGGCTGCCAGGGCCGCGGCCAGATGATCGAGGATGCCTGCCCGTCCTGCTCGGGCCAGGGCCGAGTCACCCGCGAGCGCAATCTGTCGGTCAACATTCCTCAGGGCGTCGAGGACGGCACCAGGATCAGGCTCGCCGGCGAAGGCGAGGCCGGAGTCCGCGGCGGCCCGCCCGGCGACCTCTACATCTTCCTGTCGCTGGCCCAGCACCAGTTCTTCCAGCGCGATGGCGCCGACCTGCATTGCCGCGTGCCGATCTCGATGGTGACCGCTGCCCTTGGCGGCGAATTCGAGGTGCCGACCATCGACAAGGGCAAGACCAAGGTGAAGGTCCCCGCCGGAACCCAGTCCGCCCGCCGCTTCCGCATTGCATCAAAAGGCATGCCGGTGCTGCGCTCGCGGCAGATGGGCGATATGTATGTCCAGGTCGTGGTCGAGACCCCCCAGAACCTCACCAAGAAGCAGCAGGAATTGCTGGCCGAGTTCGACAAGCTCTCCTCCGGCACAACCCAGCCGGAAGCCGACGGCTTCTTCGCCAAGGTCAAGGATTTCTTCGGTAATCGGGCGAATTGA
- the rph gene encoding ribonuclease PH, with amino-acid sequence MRPSRRAPDELRPVTLERGVVKYAEGSCLVKFGDTHVLVTATLEERLPPWLKGQGRGWVTAEYGMLPRATLERTRREASAGKQSGRTVEIQRLIGRSLRTIVDLEALGERQITVDCDVIQADGGTRTASITGAWVALADCINWMKSRNMIKAKVLRDNVAAISCGIYQGKPVLDLDYAEDSEAETDANFVMTGDGRIIEVQGTAEREPFTQDEFLALIALAQKGIARLVDLQKLAVA; translated from the coding sequence ATGCGGCCAAGCCGCCGTGCGCCCGACGAATTGCGCCCCGTGACGCTTGAGCGCGGCGTGGTCAAATATGCGGAAGGCTCCTGCCTCGTGAAATTCGGCGACACCCATGTGCTGGTCACGGCCACGCTGGAGGAACGCCTGCCGCCATGGCTGAAGGGCCAGGGCCGCGGCTGGGTCACCGCCGAATATGGCATGTTGCCGCGCGCCACGCTGGAACGCACCCGCCGCGAGGCCTCTGCCGGCAAGCAGAGCGGCCGCACCGTCGAGATCCAACGCCTGATCGGCCGCTCCTTGCGCACCATCGTCGATCTCGAAGCGCTCGGCGAGCGCCAGATCACGGTCGATTGCGACGTGATCCAGGCCGACGGCGGCACCCGCACCGCCTCGATCACCGGCGCCTGGGTCGCACTCGCCGACTGCATCAACTGGATGAAGTCGCGCAACATGATCAAGGCCAAAGTGCTGCGCGACAATGTCGCCGCGATCTCCTGCGGCATCTATCAGGGCAAGCCGGTGCTCGACCTCGACTATGCCGAGGATTCGGAAGCCGAGACCGACGCCAATTTCGTCATGACCGGCGACGGCCGCATCATCGAGGTGCAGGGCACCGCGGAACGCGAGCCCTTCACGCAGGACGAGTTCCTGGCGCTGATAGCGCTGGCCCAGAAGGGCATCGCGCGTCTCGTGGACTTGCAGAAACTGGCTGTCGCGTAG
- a CDS encoding NADPH-dependent FMN reductase encodes MSAPKILVIPGSLRTGSHNAKLAAAASYEFAQAGVDITRISLADFPLPIYDGDLQAKSGVPKHATNLKRMIGAHHGVLFVTPEYNASVPPLLKNAIDWVSRVQDPHEARGDVFRNRAFALAGASQSRLGAARALQALRLILTSCHANVIASQLTLAFADQAYDDMDRLKNEGDIASLKEMVRQLIDISQRMM; translated from the coding sequence ATGTCAGCACCGAAAATCCTGGTCATTCCTGGCTCGCTCCGCACCGGCTCGCATAATGCGAAGCTGGCGGCGGCAGCCAGCTATGAATTCGCCCAGGCCGGCGTCGACATCACCCGCATCTCGCTGGCCGATTTTCCGCTGCCGATCTATGACGGCGATCTCCAGGCCAAGTCCGGCGTGCCCAAGCACGCAACCAATCTCAAGCGCATGATCGGCGCGCATCATGGCGTGCTGTTCGTCACGCCCGAATACAACGCCTCGGTGCCGCCGCTGCTGAAGAACGCGATCGACTGGGTGAGCCGGGTACAGGATCCGCACGAGGCGCGCGGCGACGTGTTCCGCAACCGCGCCTTTGCGCTTGCCGGCGCCTCGCAGAGCCGGCTCGGTGCCGCCCGCGCGCTCCAGGCGTTGCGGCTGATCCTGACCTCCTGCCACGCCAATGTGATCGCGAGCCAGCTCACGCTCGCCTTTGCCGATCAGGCCTATGACGATATGGACAGGCTGAAGAACGAAGGCGACATCGCCTCGTTGAAGGAGATGGTGCGGCAGTTGATCGATATTTCCCAACGCATGATGTGA
- a CDS encoding class I SAM-dependent methyltransferase: protein MPLPSSARALKKPRLDDEVRFLRSWIEKPLHMGAVMPSGKLLARTMAHYVDVNSDAPVVELGPGTGAITSALVERGVDQKRLVLVEYNPGFCALLRDRYPQAKVVQGDAYRLRDTLWNVLSAPAAAVVSGLPLVTKPMLTRLRLMRDAFTALAPGAPFVQFTYAVVPPIPKSLPGVSTEASERIWMNLPPARVWVYRKD, encoded by the coding sequence ATGCCCTTGCCATCGTCCGCGCGTGCGTTGAAGAAGCCTCGTCTTGATGACGAGGTGCGTTTTCTAAGGTCGTGGATCGAAAAGCCGCTGCATATGGGCGCGGTGATGCCGTCGGGCAAGCTTCTCGCCCGGACCATGGCGCACTACGTCGATGTCAATTCGGACGCCCCGGTGGTCGAGCTCGGACCCGGCACCGGCGCCATCACTTCCGCGCTGGTCGAGCGCGGCGTCGACCAGAAGCGCCTTGTCCTCGTCGAATACAATCCCGGCTTCTGCGCCCTGCTCCGCGACCGCTATCCGCAGGCCAAGGTCGTCCAGGGCGATGCCTATCGCCTGCGTGATACGCTCTGGAACGTGCTGAGCGCGCCGGCGGCGGCGGTGGTCTCTGGCCTGCCGCTGGTGACGAAGCCGATGCTGACGCGGCTGCGGCTCATGCGCGACGCCTTCACGGCGCTCGCGCCTGGCGCGCCCTTCGTCCAATTCACCTATGCGGTGGTGCCGCCGATCCCGAAATCGTTGCCCGGCGTGTCCACAGAGGCATCGGAACGGATCTGGATGAACCTTCCGCCGGCCCGCGTCTGGGTGTATCGCAAGGACTAA
- a CDS encoding DUF1330 domain-containing protein, with protein sequence MAKGYWIGRVDVNNDEGYKPYAVANGPIFKKWGARFVVRAGKFTTVEGASRNRNVVIEFPDYETAIACYNSPEYQANIKVRQPHSIADLIIIEGYDGPQPSDG encoded by the coding sequence ATGGCAAAAGGCTACTGGATCGGACGCGTCGATGTGAACAATGACGAGGGCTACAAGCCCTATGCCGTGGCCAACGGTCCGATCTTCAAGAAATGGGGCGCCCGCTTCGTCGTCCGCGCCGGCAAGTTCACCACCGTCGAGGGTGCTAGTCGCAACCGCAACGTCGTGATCGAATTCCCCGACTACGAGACCGCGATCGCCTGCTACAACTCGCCGGAATACCAGGCCAACATCAAGGTGCGCCAGCCGCACTCCATCGCCGACCTCATCATCATCGAGGGCTACGACGGCCCGCAGCCGTCGGACGGCTAG
- the pyrF gene encoding orotidine-5'-phosphate decarboxylase, which translates to MTPAEIAPKDRLIVALDLPSVDAAEAMIAKLGDSVTFYKIGYQLAYAGGLPLIGKLADKGKKVFADLKMHDIGNTVTRGVESVAKLGATFLTVHAYPQTMKGAVEGRGKASLKILAVTVLTSYNDDDLHAAGYRLSVSELVEARAQQAQVLGVDGLVCSPEEVGALRKTVGHQMSLVTPGIRPAGSATGDQKRIMTPGRAIAAGADYLVVGRPVVEAADPRATADAIQAEIAAALG; encoded by the coding sequence ATGACGCCAGCCGAAATCGCCCCGAAGGACCGCCTGATCGTCGCGCTCGATCTGCCCAGCGTTGATGCCGCGGAGGCGATGATTGCGAAGCTTGGCGACAGCGTCACGTTCTACAAGATCGGCTATCAGCTCGCTTATGCCGGTGGATTGCCTTTGATCGGCAAGCTCGCCGACAAGGGCAAGAAGGTATTTGCCGATCTCAAGATGCACGACATCGGAAACACGGTGACGCGCGGCGTGGAGAGCGTGGCCAAGCTCGGCGCGACCTTCCTGACCGTGCATGCCTATCCGCAGACCATGAAGGGCGCGGTCGAAGGCCGCGGCAAGGCCAGCCTGAAGATTCTCGCGGTGACCGTGCTGACATCGTACAATGACGACGATCTGCATGCGGCAGGTTACAGGCTCAGCGTCTCGGAGCTGGTCGAGGCGCGCGCGCAGCAGGCCCAGGTGCTCGGCGTCGACGGCCTCGTCTGCTCGCCGGAGGAGGTGGGTGCTCTGCGCAAGACCGTCGGCCACCAGATGAGCCTCGTCACGCCCGGCATCCGCCCGGCAGGCTCTGCGACCGGTGACCAGAAACGCATCATGACGCCGGGCCGCGCGATCGCGGCCGGCGCCGATTATCTCGTCGTCGGACGGCCGGTGGTGGAAGCCGCCGACCCCAGGGCGACCGCTGACGCCATCCAGGCCGAGATAGCTGCGGCGCTGGGCTAA
- the hrcA gene encoding heat-inducible transcriptional repressor HrcA: protein MAHHDPIHLIAPRAGLAQLNERSRDIFRQIVESYLATGEPVGSRNISRLIAMPLSPASVRNVMADLEHLGLIYAPHTSAGRLPTELGLRFFVDALMQVGDLNEAERQSIQSQLTSVGQAQSVEAALDQALTRLSGLTRTAAVVLTPKSNTRLKHIEFVRLEPEKALVILVGEDGQVENRVLALPPGVPSSAITEAGNFLNARIRGRTLAEARLELETALNEARAELDQLTQKVISAGIASWSGGENEDRQLIVRGHANLLEDLHALEDLERVRLLFDDLETKRGVIDLLGRAETAEGVRIFIGSENKLFSLSGSSTIISPYRDAAGSIVGVLGVIGPTRLNYARVIPTVDYAARIVSRLLGG from the coding sequence GTGGCCCATCACGATCCGATCCATCTGATCGCGCCGCGCGCAGGCCTCGCCCAGCTCAACGAGCGTTCCCGCGACATCTTTCGTCAAATTGTCGAAAGCTATCTCGCCACCGGTGAGCCGGTCGGCTCGCGCAACATCTCCCGCCTGATCGCGATGCCGCTGTCGCCGGCCTCGGTCCGCAACGTCATGGCGGATCTCGAACATCTCGGCCTGATCTATGCCCCGCACACCTCCGCCGGCCGGCTGCCGACGGAACTCGGCTTGCGTTTCTTCGTCGACGCTTTGATGCAGGTCGGCGACCTCAACGAGGCCGAGCGGCAGTCGATCCAGAGCCAACTGACCTCGGTCGGGCAGGCGCAGTCGGTCGAGGCGGCGCTGGATCAGGCGTTGACGCGGCTGTCGGGTCTCACCCGGACCGCCGCGGTCGTTCTGACGCCGAAATCCAATACGCGGCTGAAACACATCGAATTCGTTCGCCTGGAACCGGAAAAGGCGCTGGTGATCCTGGTCGGCGAAGATGGCCAGGTCGAAAACCGCGTGCTGGCGCTGCCGCCGGGAGTTCCCTCCTCGGCGATCACAGAGGCCGGCAATTTCCTCAACGCGCGGATCCGGGGCCGAACGCTGGCCGAGGCGCGGCTCGAGCTTGAGACCGCGCTCAACGAGGCGCGCGCCGAGCTCGATCAGCTGACGCAGAAGGTGATCTCGGCCGGGATTGCGAGCTGGTCCGGCGGCGAGAACGAGGACCGCCAGCTGATCGTCCGCGGCCACGCCAATCTGCTGGAAGACCTGCATGCGCTGGAGGATCTCGAGCGCGTGCGGCTGCTGTTCGACGATCTCGAGACCAAGCGCGGCGTGATCGACCTCCTGGGCCGCGCAGAAACCGCCGAAGGCGTCAGGATTTTCATCGGCTCGGAGAACAAGCTGTTTTCGCTGTCCGGTTCCTCCACCATCATCTCGCCCTATCGGGATGCGGCCGGCAGCATCGTCGGCGTTTTGGGCGTGATCGGGCCGACGCGGCTGAATTATGCCCGTGTGATCCCGACCGTGGACTACGCCGCCCGTATCGTCAGCCGCCTGCTGGGGGGCTGA
- the rdgB gene encoding RdgB/HAM1 family non-canonical purine NTP pyrophosphatase translates to MPRRITGKLVIATHNPGKLAEMKELLAPYGIEAVSAGELGLPEPDETGNDFRSNAAIKAIAAAQATKLPSFADDSGIVVDALDGAPGIYSARWAGPAKDFSAAMAQIERLLQERGATTPDKRTAHFVSALCVAWPDDHLEEVEARVDGTMVWPPRGTAGFGYDPMFLPDGHTRTFGEMESIEKHGLPPLGLGLSHRARAFVKLAEICLEPR, encoded by the coding sequence ATGCCCCGCCGAATCACCGGAAAGCTCGTCATCGCCACTCACAATCCCGGCAAGCTCGCCGAGATGAAGGAGCTGCTCGCGCCGTACGGCATCGAGGCGGTGTCGGCCGGCGAGCTCGGCCTGCCCGAGCCGGACGAGACCGGCAACGATTTCCGCAGCAACGCCGCGATCAAGGCGATCGCGGCGGCGCAGGCAACGAAGTTGCCGTCGTTCGCCGATGATTCCGGGATTGTCGTCGACGCGCTCGATGGCGCACCCGGCATCTACAGCGCGCGCTGGGCCGGGCCAGCCAAGGATTTTAGCGCGGCGATGGCGCAGATCGAGCGCCTGCTACAGGAGCGCGGCGCGACCACGCCGGACAAGCGCACCGCGCATTTCGTCTCCGCACTCTGCGTCGCCTGGCCCGACGATCATCTCGAAGAGGTCGAGGCGCGCGTCGACGGCACGATGGTGTGGCCGCCGCGCGGCACCGCCGGTTTTGGTTACGATCCGATGTTCCTGCCCGACGGTCACACGCGCACCTTCGGCGAGATGGAAAGCATCGAGAAGCACGGCCTGCCGCCGCTTGGCCTCGGCCTGTCGCACCGTGCCCGTGCCTTCGTGAAACTGGCGGAGATCTGCCTTGAGCCGCGCTAG
- the dnaK gene encoding molecular chaperone DnaK, with the protein MGKVIGIDLGTTNSCVAVMDGKNAKVIENSEGMRTTPSIVAVTDDGERLVGQPAKRQAVTNPERTFFAVKRLIGRRYDDPMVEKDKKLVPYKIVKASNGDAWVEADGQTYSPSQVSAFILQKMKETAEAHLGQKVDQAVITVPAYFNDAQRQATKDAGKIAGLEVLRIINEPTAAALAYGLDKTKTGTIAVYDLGGGTFDISILEIGDGVFEVKSTNGDTFLGGEDFDMRLVGYLADEFQKEQGINLRNDKLALQRLKEAAEKAKIELSSTTQTEINLPFITADQTGPKHLTMKLTRAKFEALVDDLVQKTVEPCRKALKDAGVTAGEIGEVVLVGGMSRMPKVQEVVKQLFGKEPHKGVNPDEVVAIGAAIQAGVLQGDVKDVLLLDVTPLSLGIETLGGVFTRIIDRNTTIPTKKSQVFSTAEDSQNAVTIRVFQGEREMAADNKMLGQFDLMGIPPAPRGMPQIEVTFDIDANGIVNVSAKDKATGKEQQIRIQASGGLSEADIDKMVKDAEANAAADKQRREAVDAKNHADALVHSTEKALAEHGSKVAETERRAIEDAVSDLKEALKGDDAEAIKAKTQTLAQASMKLGEAMYKQQAEADAKKDAAKDDVVDAEFTEVDDDKNNKKSA; encoded by the coding sequence ATGGGAAAGGTCATTGGGATCGACCTCGGCACCACGAATTCGTGCGTCGCCGTGATGGATGGCAAAAACGCCAAAGTCATCGAGAATTCCGAAGGCATGCGCACGACGCCTTCGATCGTCGCCGTCACGGACGACGGTGAGCGCCTCGTCGGCCAGCCTGCCAAGCGCCAGGCCGTCACCAATCCCGAGCGCACGTTCTTCGCAGTGAAGCGCCTGATCGGCCGCCGCTACGACGACCCGATGGTCGAGAAGGACAAGAAGCTCGTTCCGTACAAGATCGTGAAGGCTTCCAACGGCGACGCCTGGGTCGAGGCCGACGGCCAGACCTACTCGCCCTCGCAGGTCTCGGCTTTCATCCTGCAGAAGATGAAAGAGACCGCGGAAGCCCATCTCGGCCAGAAGGTCGACCAGGCCGTCATCACCGTTCCCGCCTACTTCAACGACGCCCAGCGCCAGGCCACCAAGGACGCCGGCAAGATCGCCGGCCTCGAAGTGCTGCGCATCATCAACGAGCCGACCGCGGCTGCGCTCGCCTATGGTCTGGACAAGACCAAGACCGGCACGATCGCCGTGTACGACCTCGGCGGCGGCACGTTCGATATCTCCATTCTCGAAATCGGCGACGGCGTGTTCGAGGTGAAGTCGACCAATGGCGACACCTTCCTCGGCGGCGAAGATTTCGACATGCGCCTGGTGGGCTACCTCGCGGACGAGTTCCAGAAGGAGCAGGGCATCAACCTGCGCAACGACAAGCTCGCGTTGCAGCGCCTGAAGGAAGCCGCTGAAAAGGCCAAGATCGAGCTGTCGTCGACGACGCAGACCGAGATCAACCTGCCGTTCATCACCGCGGACCAGACCGGCCCGAAGCATCTGACGATGAAGCTCACCCGCGCCAAGTTCGAGGCGCTGGTCGACGACCTCGTCCAGAAGACCGTCGAGCCCTGCCGCAAGGCGCTGAAGGATGCCGGCGTCACCGCCGGTGAGATCGGCGAAGTCGTGCTGGTCGGCGGCATGTCGCGCATGCCGAAGGTCCAGGAAGTCGTGAAGCAGCTGTTCGGCAAGGAGCCGCACAAGGGCGTCAACCCGGACGAAGTCGTGGCGATCGGCGCTGCGATCCAGGCCGGCGTGCTCCAGGGCGACGTCAAGGACGTGCTGCTGCTCGACGTGACCCCGCTGTCGCTGGGCATCGAGACGCTGGGCGGCGTGTTCACCCGCATCATCGACCGCAACACCACGATCCCGACCAAGAAGAGCCAGGTGTTCTCGACCGCCGAGGACAGCCAGAACGCGGTCACCATCCGCGTCTTCCAGGGCGAGCGTGAAATGGCGGCCGACAACAAGATGCTCGGCCAGTTCGACCTGATGGGCATTCCGCCGGCCCCGCGCGGCATGCCGCAGATCGAGGTGACCTTCGACATCGACGCCAACGGCATCGTCAACGTCTCGGCCAAGGACAAGGCCACCGGCAAGGAACAGCAGATCCGCATCCAGGCCTCCGGCGGCCTGTCGGAAGCCGACATCGACAAGATGGTCAAGGACGCCGAGGCCAATGCCGCGGCCGACAAGCAACGCCGCGAGGCGGTCGACGCCAAGAACCATGCCGACGCGCTGGTGCACTCCACCGAGAAGGCGCTGGCCGAGCACGGTTCGAAGGTCGCCGAGACCGAGCGCCGCGCCATCGAGGATGCCGTCAGCGACCTCAAGGAAGCGCTGAAGGGCGACGATGCCGAGGCGATCAAGGCCAAGACCCAGACGCTGGCCCAGGCTTCGATGAAGCTCGGCGAGGCCATGTACAAGCAGCAGGCCGAGGCCGACGCCAAGAAGGATGCGGCCAAGGACGACGTCGTGGACGCGGAATTCACCGAGGTCGACGACGACAAGAACAACAAGAAGTCTGCATAA
- the pncA gene encoding bifunctional nicotinamidase/pyrazinamidase, with protein sequence MLNRRQILAALGTTALATLAPSALFAATSIKPDDASALLVIDVQNCFLPGGSLAVKEGEQVVPVINKMAKAFSNVVMTQDWHTPGHVSFASVHSGKKPFETIDLPYGKQVLWPDHCVQGTDGASLSKDLSIPQAELIIRKGFHKDVDSYSAFLEADGKTSTGLAGYLKGRKIKRVFVAGLATDFCVAWTALDARKAGFEVYVVEDACRGIDNQGSLAKAWTDMAKAGVKRIQSADIAVSA encoded by the coding sequence ATGCTCAATCGGCGACAGATTTTGGCGGCGCTGGGGACGACGGCGCTCGCAACCCTCGCACCAAGCGCGCTGTTTGCAGCGACCTCGATCAAGCCGGACGACGCATCGGCGCTGCTCGTGATCGACGTGCAGAATTGCTTCCTGCCCGGCGGCAGCCTCGCGGTGAAAGAAGGCGAGCAGGTGGTGCCGGTCATCAACAAGATGGCCAAGGCGTTCTCTAACGTGGTGATGACGCAGGACTGGCACACGCCTGGCCACGTCTCGTTTGCCTCGGTGCATTCCGGCAAGAAGCCGTTCGAGACCATCGACCTGCCCTACGGCAAGCAGGTGCTGTGGCCCGACCATTGCGTGCAGGGCACCGACGGCGCCTCGCTGTCGAAGGATCTCTCGATCCCGCAGGCCGAGCTGATCATCCGCAAGGGCTTTCACAAGGACGTCGACAGCTATTCGGCCTTCCTCGAAGCCGATGGCAAGACTTCGACGGGACTTGCCGGCTATCTCAAGGGGCGCAAGATCAAGCGCGTCTTTGTCGCCGGCCTCGCGACCGATTTCTGTGTCGCCTGGACCGCGCTCGATGCGCGCAAGGCCGGCTTCGAGGTCTATGTCGTCGAAGACGCCTGCCGCGGCATCGACAATCAGGGCTCGCTGGCAAAGGCCTGGACCGATATGGCCAAGGCCGGCGTGAAGCGGATCCAGTCTGCGGACATCGCGGTGAGCGCGTAA
- the grpE gene encoding nucleotide exchange factor GrpE: MTDRDRQPEDTTAATGEPVVSKPYIMPDDPEPGSVELLQKEASEARDRMLRTLAEMENLRKRTTKEVADARLYGITGFARDVLDIADNLQRALDAIPAETRAAADPGLTSLIEGVELTERSLLNALEKHGVKKFDPLGQKFDPNFQQAMFEVPDASVPSGTVVQVVQAGYTIGDRVLRPALVGVAKGGAKAAPAANSNEAN, encoded by the coding sequence ATGACCGATCGAGACCGGCAACCCGAAGACACGACTGCTGCGACCGGCGAGCCGGTGGTGTCAAAACCCTACATCATGCCCGACGATCCCGAGCCCGGCTCGGTCGAGCTGTTGCAGAAGGAAGCCAGTGAGGCGCGCGACCGCATGCTGCGGACGCTGGCCGAGATGGAAAATCTGCGCAAGCGCACCACCAAGGAGGTCGCTGACGCCCGCCTCTACGGCATCACCGGCTTTGCCCGCGACGTGCTCGACATCGCCGACAATCTCCAGCGTGCGCTCGATGCCATTCCGGCCGAAACGCGCGCCGCGGCCGATCCCGGCCTGACCTCGCTGATCGAGGGCGTCGAGCTCACCGAGCGCTCGCTGCTCAACGCGCTGGAAAAGCACGGCGTGAAGAAGTTCGATCCCTTGGGCCAGAAGTTCGACCCGAACTTCCAGCAGGCGATGTTCGAAGTGCCTGATGCGTCGGTGCCGTCGGGCACCGTGGTTCAGGTCGTGCAGGCCGGTTACACCATCGGCGACCGCGTGCTGCGCCCGGCGCTGGTCGGTGTCGCCAAGGGCGGGGCGAAGGCCGCGCCCGCGGCGAACAGCAACGAGGCGAACTAG
- the hemW gene encoding radical SAM family heme chaperone HemW, with protein sequence MDTGSRKENASKQESEPFGVYVHWPFCLSKCPYCDFNSHVRHAAIDEARFASAFAREIETTAQRSPGREVTSIFLGGGTPSLMQPATVGAVLDAIGKHWTVASDVEVTLEANPTSVEATRFAGYRAAGVNRVSLGVQALDDVSLKALGRMHSAREALDAVAIARRSFDRYSFDLIYARPDQTPAMWADELRHAIDEAAEHLSLYQLTIEEGTPFFGLHQAGKLKTPDEAVARALYDVTQETCDKLGLPAYEISNHARRGAECRHNLVYWRGEEYAGIGPGAHGRLDIDGVRHATATEKRPEAWLMRVESNGNGIVTDDLLNSEERADEFLLMGLRLAEGIDPERYRALSGRPLDPKRIALLREEGAITVDATGRLRVTSSGFPVLDAVVADLAA encoded by the coding sequence GTGGATACCGGTTCGCGCAAGGAAAACGCGTCAAAACAAGAATCTGAACCCTTTGGCGTCTACGTGCACTGGCCGTTCTGCCTGTCGAAGTGCCCCTATTGCGACTTCAACAGCCACGTCCGCCACGCTGCGATCGACGAGGCGCGCTTTGCCTCCGCCTTCGCGCGCGAGATCGAAACCACCGCACAGCGCTCGCCTGGCCGCGAGGTCACCTCGATCTTCCTCGGCGGCGGCACGCCGTCGCTGATGCAGCCGGCAACCGTCGGCGCCGTGCTCGATGCGATCGGCAAGCACTGGACCGTCGCCAGCGACGTCGAAGTGACGCTCGAGGCGAATCCCACCAGTGTCGAAGCCACGCGCTTTGCCGGCTATCGCGCCGCCGGCGTCAACCGCGTCTCGCTCGGCGTGCAGGCGCTCGATGATGTCTCGCTGAAGGCGCTCGGCCGCATGCACAGCGCGCGCGAGGCGTTAGATGCCGTCGCGATCGCGCGCCGCTCGTTCGACCGCTACTCGTTCGACCTGATCTACGCCCGTCCCGACCAGACGCCGGCGATGTGGGCTGACGAGCTCCGCCACGCCATCGATGAAGCGGCCGAGCATCTGTCGCTCTATCAATTGACGATCGAGGAAGGCACGCCTTTCTTCGGCCTGCACCAGGCCGGCAAATTGAAGACACCGGACGAAGCCGTCGCGCGCGCGCTCTACGACGTGACGCAGGAGACCTGCGACAAGCTCGGCCTTCCCGCCTACGAGATTTCCAACCACGCACGGCGCGGCGCCGAGTGCCGGCACAATCTGGTCTACTGGCGCGGCGAGGAATATGCCGGTATCGGCCCCGGCGCCCATGGCCGTCTCGACATCGACGGCGTGCGCCATGCCACCGCCACCGAGAAGCGCCCCGAGGCCTGGCTGATGCGGGTTGAAAGCAACGGCAACGGCATCGTCACCGACGATCTCCTCAACAGCGAAGAGCGCGCCGACGAATTCCTGTTGATGGGATTGCGCCTTGCTGAGGGCATCGACCCCGAGCGCTACAGAGCGCTCTCCGGCCGCCCGCTCGACCCAAAGCGCATCGCGCTGCTGCGCGAGGAAGGCGCGATCACAGTCGATGCGACGGGGCGCTTGCGCGTGACGAGCAGCGGTTTCCCGGTGCTGGACGCGGTGGTTGCGGATCTCGCGGCGTAG